A DNA window from Synchiropus splendidus isolate RoL2022-P1 chromosome 2, RoL_Sspl_1.0, whole genome shotgun sequence contains the following coding sequences:
- the fbxw7 gene encoding F-box/WD repeat-containing protein 7 isoform X2 produces MGFYGTLKMIFYKMKRKFDHGPEVRSFPSGKKPCKDTEYSSPTGIVPCPATPTTFGHIRNANGQGQQRRRITSIQPPTGLQEWLRTFQSWTGPEKLLALDELIDSCEPTQVKHMMQVIEPQFQRDFISLLPKELALYVLSFLEPKDLLQAAQTCRYWRILAEDNLLWREKCREEGIDEPLPLKKRKIVKPGFTHSPWKSAYIRQHRIDTNWRRGDLKSPKVLKGHDDHVITCLQFCGNRIVSGSDDNTLKVWSAITGKCLRTLVGHTGGVWSSQMRDNIIISGSTDRTLKVWNAETGECIHTLYGHTSTVRCMHLHEKRVVSGSRDATLRVWDIETGQCLHVLMGHVAAVRCVQYDGRRVVSGAYDFMVKVWDPETETCLHTLQGHTNRVYSLQFDGIHVVSGSLDTSIRVWDVETGNCIHTLTGHQSLTSGMELKDNILVSGNADSTVKIWDIKTGQCLQTLQGPHKHQSAVTCLQFNKNFVITSSDDGTVKLWDLKTGEFIRNLVTLESGGSGGVVWRIRASNTKLVCAVGSRNGTEETKLLVLDFDVDLK; encoded by the exons ATGGGGTTCTACGGCACTTTAAAGATGATTTTCTATAAA atgaagaggaagtttGATCATGGCCCTGAAGTCCGATCCTTCCCTTCAGGCAAGAAACCATGCAAAGACACGGAATATTCCAG CCCAACGGGAATCGTTCCATGTCCTGCCACACCCACCACATTTGGCCATATTAGAAATGCGAACGGTCAGGGGCAACAGAGGCGGCGCATCACCTCCATCCAGCCACCCACGGGTCTCCAAGAGTGGCTCCGAACATTTCAG AGCTGGACAGGCCCAGAAAAGCTGCTGGCGCTGGATGAGTTGATTGACAGCTGCGAGCCCACACAAGTGAAGCATATGATGCAGGTGATCGAGCCGCAGTTTCAGCGCGACTTTATCTCACTGCTACCCAAAGAG CTGGCTTTGTATGTGCTGTCGTTCCTGGAACCGAAAGACCTCCTCCAAGCTGCCCAGACGTGTCGATACTGGCGGATCCTCGCTGAAGACAACTTGCTGTGGAGGGAGAAATGCAGGGAAGAAG GCATCGATGAGCCGCTGCCTCTCAAGAAGAGGAAAATTGTCAAGCCCGGCTTCACTCACAGCCCTTGGAAGAGTGCCTACATCAGGCAGCACCGGATAGACACTaactggaggagaggagatcTCAAATCACCTAAG GTGCTGAAAGGTCACGACGACCATGTGATCACTTGTCTCCAGTTTTGTGGCAACCGTATCGTGAGCGGCTCAGATGACAACACGTTGAAAGTCTGGTCTGCTATAACGGGAAAG TGTCTGCGGACGTTAGTGGGCCACACGGGCGGCGTGTGGTCGTCCCAGATGCGGgacaacatcatcatcagcgGCTCCACGGATCGCACGCTCAAGGTCTGGAACGCAGAGACGGGAGAATGTATCCACACCCTCTATGGACATACCTCAACAGTGCGCTGCATGCACCTACATGAGAAAAG GGTGGTCAGCGGCTCTCGCGATGCCACGCTGCGAGTTTGGGACATCGAGACTGGTCAGTGTTTACACGTCCTCATGGGCCACGTGGCGGCGGTGCGCTGCGTCCAGTACGATGGCCGACGGGTGGTCAGCGGTGCCTATGACTTCATGGTCAAAGTATGGGACCCGGAAACGGAGACCTGCCTCCACACACTGCAGGGCCACACCAACAGAGTCTACTCTTTACAG TTTGACGGGATCCATGTCGTGAGCGGCTCACTGGACACTTCGATACGAGTTTGGGATGTGGAGACGGGCAACTGCATCCACACCCTGACGGGGCATCAGTCCCTCACCAGTGGAATGGAGCTGAAAGATAACATCCTGGTCTCGGGCAACGCAGACTCCACTGTCAAGATCTGGGACATCAAGACCGGCCAGTGTCTGCAGACATTGCAAG gtccACACAAGCACCAGAGCGCCGTCACGTGCCTGCAGTTCAATAAGAACTTTGTCATCACAAGCTCGGACGATGGGACAGTGAAACTATGGGACCTGAAGACGGGCGAGTTTATCCGCAACCTGGTGACTCTGGAgagcggcggcagcggcggcgtgGTGTGGCGCATCCGGgcctccaacaccaagctggtgtgtgcCGTGGGCAGCCGCAACGGCACGGAGGAAACCAAGCTCCTGGTGCTGGACTTCGACGTGGACCTGAAGTGA